In Drosophila subpulchrella strain 33 F10 #4 breed RU33 chromosome X, RU_Dsub_v1.1 Primary Assembly, whole genome shotgun sequence, the DNA window GACGTCATACCAGCGAAAATCTCATCGATCTCAACAAGTGGTAATTctttgttgttgtatgtaaataaaaatacaaactttaaaagctgTTAACAGTGTTAACAAGAATGCCGGCGCATGTCTCTTAATTTAGATGAATTTATTTACCTTGGACAATCGTGTGTTTTTACTGCTTCACTATATAATACTTACAGACCGCGTTAACTTAGTGCGGCGATCAAGATCAAACCGCATATGTTTCTCAGCCGACTGGCGATGCTGGCCCTGCGATGCGAGGTCACTGGATAAGGAGATATAAGCCCGAACAACCAGACAATATACAAGTACCAAAAGGTATATCACTTTTACGTTGCCCCACCCCCACATAACGTGTTGGTCAAAGGGAAACTTTGAAGATGCAGCCAAAAAACGTTCATGAGATCAGGTTATACCAGGTGTATGTGTCTTTTTACAGACTACAGGCGCTGAGATGATCTGTTACATTATTAAACTGggtaatataatatattccaAAGTATTGCGGTGGATTGTATTTTCTTTCTTCCCGTTAATATCCATTATATCCGAATGTCTGAggtgtattttttttacttttcccAAGTACGATTAAGAATCAAAACCAAAATCCAAGGAACTTTTAGCTGGCCCGTGCTGTACTTTATCTGCACCTGCGGTCAACAGCTGTAATGCCAACTTGCGGAAGCACCGATCTGTGTGATCAGCTGAgggttcttaaaaaaaaaaaatatacaaaaagtgTTTGCCCAACTAAGTAATTAGCAATCAGCGAGTGCCTAAGATCAGGTATTTCAGGCATCTGCGTCGCAGAATCCACTTAAGGTATATGCcatatacaaatatatgtaCCGCTTACATCGCAATGTTGGGGATGTGATCGGAAAAGTTAACAATAAACAGCTGCAAGTTTACACACAGAGTATCTGATGGTCTGTTTGGGCCAAAGGGTTACCAGCCTGCTGCTGACGTCAATTTTTGCCAAATTAACGTTCAAGTGCGAAATGAAAATTATGCATTGGTCTGCGTTTCGGTGCGATGGTGTGCGTGTGCAGCAGTGAAAGTAGAAAGTGATTCAAGAGGTGGCGGCATGTTAATGATGATGCTGATCTGATGCTCAGCTGATGACGAAATACCGAGGCACTGAACAAAAAAATTGGATCAATATTTATCATACAAGATGTATAGCTCTTACATATTTCAAACTTCATTATATTTTACTTCTATATCTTCTTTTCAtatcatatgtatgtatgtatatttattataatagcaagttaaatttaaaaaacacattttattttactaaGATTAAGATCTTAGTTTTCAGAAAATCGATCAGTACAATGCAAGTCGCACCACGCCCCCAGCGAAACCCAGAAAAAAATGTACTGATCGATTTTTAATCGATTTAATTTCTTTCCATTGGTTCGTGACTGAAAAAAGGGGGGGAAATCGGGGAACTCTTGATGATCATTTGACGGATGAAGGCGATCGACTAAATATAAATTGAACGATCGTGTTTGGCACATTTGTGCGAGAAATCGCATCAATTGTTTTAATTGTCTGGTATATATGTGGGCAAAGTTGGGATGTGTTGGGCGATACAATATATGCGATCTATAGGTAATGCCCCGTGCACGGAACCCAAATCTATAGCAAAACACTCGCCAGACGCGATTATGCAATCGCCGCCCGAGAATCTGAATCGGGAAAGTCAATATAGGAAAGGCAAAGATAACATCGGGGCATTGTGTGTATTTTTTTCTCACTTAAGGCCTTTGGCCAGACAAACAGTCGACTCCCATGAGTCGCATGCTAAATTTCGCTCAAAGTGAAACAATTAATGACCGATACGGAAGATGACACACTTACCGATAACGAATTGCAGTAAAAAATGCACTTAAATTCTACAGATTATAGTGATGTAAAAAtgaatatgttaaaaaataagatTATAACTCAGATATAAATTagatatatttaaaactaatgaTTGTTTATTGGTACTATATCTAAGCAGATGTCCAGTTAGGCCTTACAAGATGCTGCATACACAAAGATAGCATATGGTCGAGTAAAACACCCATGATTCATGAAGCTTGTGTAATAATCTCAATCAGTGTTGAAATTAACCAAATATGGCGAAGACCCGAAATCGAGTTCCCCAAAACGTCGATGATGATTCACAGGCGTTGGCATTTCTCAAAAGAAGTCGGCGTCActtagatatttttatttatttttatgcgtTTTGGCGTCACCTGCTGACCCGCCTACCACTTGTTTACGATCAAGATATAGAGTCATAAAAATATGCCCATTAAACTATTTTCACTCTCGATTCTGGCTATATTAAATATCTTAACAATAATACGCATTGCCATTAAAAATCCTAACCAATAAAGTTACATTTATTCCCCTATGCATAAAAATGTTCTCAATTTGAAATCAACCCATTTTAAAAGTTAAAGAACCTACGTTTTTTTCACTTGACCAGTAAAATGCTTTATGTTAAGGCCAAAAATCAAACGAAATGTATTACCAAAACCAATTACTTATTTATTAAGATTGTTCAATTTAGCTGAAActaaacaaataatttagaaCCTGTGacttaaaattattatattttatattattattatatatatgttattatatttttttaaacaagtCATAGAACTTTTAATGAACACATTGAGCTCATTTGGATATCAGTTCCAAGCGTTCGATTTATTTATCTGCGTAGCGGCAGAAATGTAAACAAAATCAACATATTCGAAGTCCAAATGTCGTCATTTCGTGGCATGAAGCttatatatgatatagtatGCGTATAGCATAAACCGATGACGCGATGACGTGATAGTTGGCATCGGCTAAGGGAATTTCGCGCTGGCGATTAGCCGTACTCCCCATGACATAATTACCCAAAACGGAGCAATATGAGTGGTGAGATGATTGGCGCCCCATATGGACATGTACATATCGTATGGAAACGCTAACGGATTGCGTTTCCGTTCGCCAGCTCCGTTGGTGGGTACACACGGCGAAAATAGATGCCGCAAATGGTATTACCACGAGCATTTAAAGGTTTACTCTTTGAAATACCTGAATAGTATACTCATATACTtcatattaattaattttaaagaaaatatccCTTTTAATATAATACAGAATACAAGCAACTCTGCTGGCGCAGAGAAACTTTCATTTTGTAAGTGATAACAAAAAAACCCTTAAGATTTTCCCTGTGCAGATGTTTTCCACACCCCGAAGTGAAACCAATTACTGGCCTAATCGAATTGCAATCAAGCATGGAATTGATCTATTCACAATCATACGAATCGATTGACTGTAATGCGGACTACACTTTTATTTATCAGCTTGGCTGCacataaaattcaaattctgTGCTTCGATTGCTAAAAAGATACAACCATTATTAATAGATCACTTAAATACATACAAGGCTAAAATGTGTTGATAGATTTGTCTAAGAGAACCGAACAAATTTGATTTAGAGTTTGGcgtgcaaaaataataatagtaagTTGCTTTAAAATGTGGCCTTAGATATCAAATTTTAATAGGAATTAAACGAGATATAAAATTCCATTCTGGATCAAGACTTTTGAAACTTAAATGGAATTTGTCAGCACCCTAAGCTAACGATCCAAGCCATTTTAAAggtatattattataaacaaTGAACACAATGTAATTAAGGATTCGGTAATAATGGATAATTTATGATTCTTGTAAGAAAGCTCTATTAGTATCGAATTTTTGATTTCATGGgaatactttatttatttatcgcATTTTTCCTTCACCCAATTTATGTTGAACGGTCGGTCATAACTCAGGTTATTTTCTGTGGTCTCGAAAGGGGGGAATTTTCATGTCGGACACATATCGTAATTCTTTACGCCCGCCAGCTGTTCGCTTAGTGGTTTTCGATCAGGTCCGGTCGGATCGGATAAAGCTATGTGAAAAATGCAACGGGTCGCCGAGGAATTTGGAATTTCTTCTCGGCTGCACCGTGAATCATCTTGCCTGTGGCACTTTCGCTGGGGGAAAGGTAACCAGTTTTTCTCGTCGTCTTTACAGTTCTTTAAAAGCGAGAGTGTAGACCCCGAATAATGTGGGTTAATGCTCGAAAAATATCACATTTTCTAATTCCTGACGTatgcttacaatttttttgtaaGCCTCATATCATTTTATTATGATagcatatgtatatattatgTGTGTATATCAACGCTGCATATGAGTAATAAAGGGTTTCAACACAGAAAAAGGTTCCGAAAAGTGAAGATACCTAAAGTTCTGACCTATGGAAAAGAAACAGCTAGATAGAACCTCTGTGCTTCCATGGTGGATCCATACAATTGAACGCTTAATTCAAGTTGAAGGCTTTACTGCGGTGGCTAAACAAACGCACCTTGGCTGCCAATTTCGgtgttcattttttttgttttgtatttgtCATGTTTTATCAACTTTGTTGTCTCTGTGGTATTTACCTTGCACAGCCGCAGCTTTTCGACACCCACAGAAATGGGGAAAAAGGCAGAAAAAAGAAACGGAGACGGAGGCTAGACGCCACACGTGGGTCGCCAATGGCCCGTGGTGAAAGTTCAAGGCTGTTTGGGTTTAGGGGCTGTGCAACAGGTAAACACGAGGCACAAACAGAGTGGGTATTTTCTTGGCAGATGTGCATGAGTTTtgcaggtttttttttttcttttgttttctttaaatttctGGAGTTTTTAAAATTCACACTGCAAGTGATGGGTGGGATTGCATCACATGGCCTGCCGCCCATCTAAGGCACGAAACCAGCCAAGCGAGCTCCTCCTCCTGGCGGTACCACTAGGAACCAGGGACCTGGGTCCCAAGACCGGGACTAACATCAGGTGCCGTCGGAGATTTCCCATAGATTTTAGGCGCCGTTCGTGTTGAACATTTTTGTGTGTTGTCATACTACTTTCGAAATACAGTCAACCCTAACTAAATCAAGTTGATTGTATTTATCTTTTCCTGGGGATGCATTACAAATATTCTCCTAATAAATGATCACCAAAGAGATATTTACTCTATGCTGTTAAATAtctaacaacaaaaaaacaaattctattatttttaaatggtgTAAGCTAATCGAAcaatacacccaaaaaaacaGAGGGGAAGGTTTTAATACCGCTAAAAATAATACCAGCGGtcgtttttaaattaaagtatAGATTCAagactaaataatataaagtatatacttTGCAGtttcatttccatttaaaAAGTCTAGAATTTagatttttgttattattttaaaaccaaataatttaaattgaatatttgGGAACAATAAAACTTAAGAAAGTTGTctttaaataaaagtaaacCAACGCTGGAACCCAAACGTTGGGTCTACCAATCGTAAGATATCATACTACTACTTATGTgtctttttaaattattaaaaatctttttcgacgatttttgatataaaatatttgtgttTCAGCCTCATTTAATGTTTTTAACTGAAGAGGTTCGACTGTATTACAGAAACCATGGCTCGTGGGCTGCGGAATGCGCGGCAATTTGTCTGCTGGCACTACTGATACCGCTGCGATGTTGCTGCCTCGTTGCATGCAGCATGCCATGTCCACGTCCATGCATACGTATATATGTACCACTTCTTCTTACATGACGTGGGCGGCGGCATTTCCTCGATGCGGTGCACCCAACCCAAAATGCAAACCCGGAAAATGTGCAAGAAACTGCAGCACGAACCACACCACTCCACGCCGTTATGATTGAATAATTACGGCTGGAAATCGAGAAAACTGCCAAGTTCAAAAGCTTGTTCGCCGGTTTGCATTTGCTTCGTTGCTATAATTGTAATTGgtttatgtatgtatgtatatatatgtatatgcttCGATCACTTTTTGGAGCTTAATCGTACAAAGTCTATATGTACATGGTGATAGCGCTAGGCTGGATTAGACATGGCGATTAACAGCAGTGCTTAATGCGTGATGCATAATGCGTAATCGTAATCGTAATGCTTAATGCTATGCGAGTCGTACAAAACAATGGTTATGGTTATCGATTAGAACGAGAGACAAATGTAACAGGCGCTGCCACCGGGCATCTAAAACGAATCGAGCGAAGCTGGCGCGTCTTGGAAGAtatatgtatctgtatctggtatctgcatctgcatctgcatctgacTTTGTATCCGTATCCTGACTTGCGTATTTGGCCTGAGAGTTGCGCTTGAGGCCCCAGCTTCTGTTAGTTGCTGGCGGCGGTCGCCGACGCAGCCGTCTGCTGCTTGAAGATCACTCCCGTGATCTCGCCATCCTTCTGGATCACACAGCGTCTGCAGGGTTAGAAATGGGCTTTGACTATGGCACTGCCagaaaagtaattaaaaaaaatatgtggGCCACCTAGCTCTATGCCAACAACAAAAATCCTACTATATTAGAGATGAAAAGAATGCAAATAAAATCTTACtccataaaaaaaaagtactcAATTACGATTTAAGTGATAATTATTTGAAACTTCTATAATATTTCATAATTaatatatgaaataattatgtaatatcaatttaatttgaaatacaCATGCATAGTTGAATTAAGTAAAGCTAACAAGTAAGTAGCCTACATAAACACTGTGCAACAAATAAAAGATTTCATATttataatatgaaataaataaaaaaatactgcCTTCATTGAGAATACAGATGAAATAGTCGAGGGTAGCACTCCTGGGAACTTGAGGTATCACATTCAGTACCAAATAGAAGTACCAACATAAATACGGTTCaacaaataaaagattttataATTATCATATGAAATAAAGAGATAATAAGTTAGTTAAAAATACACTCGAAATAGATGAAGCTAACACTCCTTGGAACTTGTTGTGCTAACATAAGTATCAAGTAGAAATACCTATAGCCATAGGCTCCTGGTACGCCTGCCTATAAAAATTACTCCTCTACAAAtagcataaataaaaaatccttgcaatttgattgaaaatctaTAAAATGATGGTACAAAGCTCAAGGTGAACTTGTTGAACCACTGGACGTATCAAATGAACTACCTATGTATAGCCTATGGGCTTTAGGTACGCCTAGTACTAGTACTTCCCTAAAAATAGCATAAACAAAAAACCGATGTAACTTGTTTGAAAAGGTATAAAATGATAAGATTTCAAAGACGTAGTGGAAGGCAAAGCTTCTCCGAATAAGTTCCCAACTCTTTAGCTAGGCACACCCACTCCGGTCCACCCCATCGATAAGGATTCTCCACTTACTTGTTGCCGCTGTACAGGCAGATCGTGGCCGGAACCGTGGTATTCGGCTCCAGTTTGGCCACCTGCTCGGAAATGGCCATTCCGATGCCGGATACGTTGGGGTTTATGTTTCCCTTGGCTGGAATGGAATAGTCCATTGACATTATGCTAACCGATTAGTCAGACTAAAGAACAATGATACTCACTGCCCAGACACAATCCCTGACGATTCGCCAGCAAAGCACCCACCGTGTCCTGTCGCGCGGCGCTGCAATGAGGTAATATTGGTTATTAGCAGAGGTCTTCATGCTCCGCGGGATCCCTACATTTCCGCCAAGACCTCCTCCAGTTGCTGCTCCATGGGCGAGGCTTTTAATTCGCAACGTAGTCCAGTGAAAAGAAACAAAGCAAGAAGAAAATAACCAAAACAATGGCTAGTGTGACCGAACACGAAAAAGGTCAGGAATACCAAAAGGTCCAGCGCAAAAATACGATATACAGTGGGCCTGATGTTAAAAACATCactcaaattacaaaatttaactttcatttatttatacaagaACCTTTTATAACTACAATTACTGTTTGGGAAGAAAAATTACCAACCATCTCAGCAAATGAGTAACAACACACCCTCTTCTGTTATCAGTAATTTTGTGTATATTGTATATAGTTTATTCATAGCATTTTACATAAAAAATACTCCAAATGAAGGGGGTGTGACGAAGCGCACGAAACAAAACAATCGCCAATTACAACTAATTGCCTTTCATTTATTATATACCGTTATACGCAGCGCTTGGAGTGCacaaaattagtttaattaattggtttttatgattttccgcaattgtttttttttttttttttttggaattaCTCGCTTTGAGAAGCTGTTCGCGCCATAAATTTCCaaagtttgaaaaatataaaaataatcttTAACATGCTGCAGCAGTTGAATCAATCGTATCGTATCGCATCGCATCGAATCGCCCCGGAAAAATAATGGATTTCTAGGTATATTTATGTACTACTtaggtgggcgtggccagcGGCGCGGCCTACACGATCTCGTACTTCTCTACGAACAGAATGGATTCGCTTGAATACTTGACCGCCGCCTCGCTGTCCACTTGCACCACATCCTGGGCGACGACGCCCGCGTACGGCGTTTTCGAGACGAAGGACACCTGCAAGGGGAAGAAATCGCCCGGAATGGAGGCACTGCAGCTGAACTCCATGGAGCCGGACTTGTTGCCGGCATCGATGATGGGGATGTGCCACTGGAGCACATGTTTGCGTGAATCGTAGTTGTAGGTTCCGTCGTACTCGGCCACCGAGGGCTGAACATTCATCCTGTAGTGTAGCGAAACGAATGAGTAATCTTTTTGCGTTCATTAACAACCATCTACTCACGGCAAGGGGATGACAATGGCCACGTCCTGCAGCTCCAGCTGCTGCGCCTCCAGCTCGTACTCGATGTTCACATCGCATCCGCCCTCTCCATTATCCGATGGCCAGCAGTTAACTGGAAAAGAGCGAGAGGCACAAGAACGTGAATGAAGAAGAGCCAAAGTGCGGTCCAGACGCGGACTTACTGGTTAATGGAATGGCCGACTCGTCCTGCGAGACGAAGCGCCACTTGAGCACACCCACGTCGGTGTTGAGGGGGAACGGCTTGCCCAGGTTCTTTAGCCCAATAGTGGTGCGCGACTTGAACAGCTCCTTGTCCACGTTTGGGTGGGTCTGCAGCTGCAGGCCCTGTGTGTGGTTGGGGGACAGCTTCAGCAAAATGCGGCCATAGGCCTCGTCCGTGATGCGCAATGTCAGCAGGCCGGAGTTCTCGAACTGCTGCACACCGCCATCGCGTCCCAAACGCACCACCAACTTGTCCTCTATCTTTAGATGCACACTGGAAGGAGAGGTTCAGCATTAGATAAAGGACTGGCAAATCAAGAGGAAACCACCCACCTCTCCTTGTGAATATCCGCCGAAATAGCTGCCTTGGCTGCTGCACTGGCGCTGGCTGCAGCACTCGAACTTCCTGCGGACGCCGCCGGTGCCAGATTAGCAATCTTCTCACCCTCGCTCTTCAACTGATCCACAAAACTGTCTACGTCCTTGGACTTGCCGCCCAGCTTGAGGGCATTGCGCGATGTTGGTTTACTGCTGATGAAATAGCTACAATTAACCGAGAAACCAGATGAAATTGAATGCGGGACTTACGCAGCCGCCTTGGATTTGGTGTCCACGTCGATGGAGGTTATTCCGATGTTGGCACTGGAGCCGCCGGAACTGCTGCTAACGCCACTGCTGCCGAAGCTGTCGGCGCTGAAACCGCCACTGCGTCCGCCCATGCCGCCCAGTGAGGGACCGCCCCGCTTGCTGGCCTCCATGCGCTGGCGCTGCAGCTCCTTGGCCTTCTCGCGCATCTTCTGGCGCGCCTCTCGCTCTTGCGTCTGCCGCACTGCTTGATAGACCTTCTCCTCGTGCGAGTCCATCTCCACGAAGGTCTTAATCTGGGCCAGATTGACGCTCTCCCTGTAGCCCAGTGCCACGATCTCGTCGAAGGCAAATATCAAATTAAAGGCGTTCTCCACGATCTCTTTTTCGTCCAGGGAGTGGCTGTACTCGGGAATCTGTTTGCGGGTTTTATGAGAGGATGACCAGTTTAAGCACTTGGTTTTGTGGCCACG includes these proteins:
- the LOC119557899 gene encoding uncharacterized protein LOC119557899, with the translated sequence MEQQLEEVLAEIAARQDTVGALLANRQGLCLGTKGNINPNVSGIGMAISEQVAKLEPNTTVPATICLYSGNKRCVIQKDGEITGVIFKQQTAASATAASN
- the LOC119557665 gene encoding coatomer subunit delta isoform X2, which translates into the protein MVLIAAAVCTKNGKVILSRQFVEMTKARIEGLLAAFPKLMTAGKQHTYVETDSVRYVYQPMEKLYMLLITTKASNILEDLETLRLFSKVIPEYSHSLDEKEIVENAFNLIFAFDEIVALGYRESVNLAQIKTFVEMDSHEEKVYQAVRQTQEREARQKMREKAKELQRQRMEASKRGGPSLGGMGGRSGGFSADSFGSSGVSSSSGGSSANIGITSIDVDTKSKAAAKPTSRNALKLGGKSKDVDSFVDQLKSEGEKIANLAPAASAGSSSAAASASAAAKAAISADIHKESVHLKIEDKLVVRLGRDGGVQQFENSGLLTLRITDEAYGRILLKLSPNHTQGLQLQTHPNVDKELFKSRTTIGLKNLGKPFPLNTDVGVLKWRFVSQDESAIPLTINCWPSDNGEGGCDVNIEYELEAQQLELQDVAIVIPLPMNVQPSVAEYDGTYNYDSRKHVLQWHIPIIDAGNKSGSMEFSCSASIPGDFFPLQVSFVSKTPYAGVVAQDVVQVDSEAAVKYSSESILFVEKYEIV
- the LOC119557665 gene encoding coatomer subunit delta isoform X1; the encoded protein is MVLIAAAVCTKNGKVILSRQFVEMTKARIEGLLAAFPKLMTAGKQHTYVETDSVRYVYQPMEKLYMLLITTKASNILEDLETLRLFSKVIPEYSHSLDEKEIVENAFNLIFAFDEIVALGYRESVNLAQIKTFVEMDSHEEKVYQAVRQTQEREARQKMREKAKELQRQRMEASKRGGPSLGGMGGRSGGFSADSFGSSGVSSSSGGSSANIGITSIDVDTKSKAAASKPTSRNALKLGGKSKDVDSFVDQLKSEGEKIANLAPAASAGSSSAAASASAAAKAAISADIHKESVHLKIEDKLVVRLGRDGGVQQFENSGLLTLRITDEAYGRILLKLSPNHTQGLQLQTHPNVDKELFKSRTTIGLKNLGKPFPLNTDVGVLKWRFVSQDESAIPLTINCWPSDNGEGGCDVNIEYELEAQQLELQDVAIVIPLPMNVQPSVAEYDGTYNYDSRKHVLQWHIPIIDAGNKSGSMEFSCSASIPGDFFPLQVSFVSKTPYAGVVAQDVVQVDSEAAVKYSSESILFVEKYEIV